CGTTCAGGTGCGCACCGGCAGCGGGTGCGCCACCTTGTCGAGGGCCTGCTGGAGCTGATCGAGCTCGTAAGGCTTCTGCAACGACAGATAGGGAAATTCCACATGACGCAACAAGGTGTCGCCGTAGCCCGACGCAAAGATCACCCGCATCGAGGGGGCCTGGGCCACCGCCTGCCGCGCCAGTTCGACGCCGGACATGCCGGGCAGGCTCACGTCCGTGAACAGCACATCGTAGCGCCCGGCCGCCAGCCGCGCCAGCGCGTCGTCCGGGTGGCCGACGCCGTCCGCCTCGTGGCCGAAGGCGCGCAGCATCTCGCACACGAGGTATTGGGAATCGACGTTGTCTTCGACGACCAGGATGCGCAGCGGACCGGTCGTGTCGGCGCCGGCCGCGTCCGGCACGGGCGCGGCGGGCGCCAGCGCGCACAGCACGCCCGCCACGGTGTCGTCGCCGGCACGCACGGGCGTGAAATACAAGTCGTAGTGCCCGCCGCCGTCGCTGCCCGCGAACACGAGCGTGCGGCCGGGGGCGTACGCCGCCTCGCCATCCCAGGCGCGTTCCAGCTCGGCGCCGCCCGCCGCCAGCGGCGGCGGCATCACGGGCGGCACGCTGCCGCCCGGCACCCGCCCGTACGCCGGACCGGCCAGCGCGCCATAAGCGTCGTTGAACAGGACCGTCATGTCCCGCCCCCATACCAGCAGCAGCGGCAGCGGGGTATTGAACATCACATCGGCCGTCAGTCTCAGCGCCTGCGGCCACTGCTGCGGATCGCCGAGCCGGGAAGCGGACCAGTCGAATGAGCTGGAGGATTGTGCGGACCTGCCGGGGAAGAGCATAGCGCGGTAAAGGTTGTTATCTAAACGAAAAGAGGATGCATCGTACACCAAATCGGAAACAGGGGGCGGCACGACTGGGAACGTTGTCGGATGGGAAAAAGAGTCGACGGTCGCAAAAGAACAACATGAGGAACAGCCGATATTGCGGCACAGCATAATGCGCCGCAGGTAACCCTCGGGGCAAAAAAAAAGCCCGCTACGGGAGCGGGCTGAATCTATCCTTGGAGGAGAATAGAGGAGACATGCTCATAATGCTGCATCGCAAAAAAGAAATCCAATTTAGTTTTGCAATGTCCGCTATGAGGGTGTAAATAATATTGTGTAAACGGTCATTTGGCAGGACACTGCCGCCATTAGGAGAAACGATGACCGTTGTAAAGCGTAACAAGCGGGCCAAGCCCGATCCGGAACTGCTCAAACTTGCCGACGGCCTGCTGGCAAACTACCAGAAGCCCGAGGACCTGATCGGCGAAAATGGGCTGCTCAAGCAGCTCACCAAGATGCTGGTCGAGCGCGCGCTGGAAGTCGAGATGACCGACCACCTGGGCCACGACAAAAGCGGCGAGGTGACCAACAGCACTGCCAACACCCGCAACGGCCATAGCATCAAGACGCTCAAGGGCGATTTCGGCGCGCTGCCGCTTGACGTTCCTCGCGACCGCCAGGGCACGTTCGAGCCGCAGATCGTCGTCAAGCATCAGACACGCTGGACCGGCTTCGACGACAAAATCATCTCGCTCTACGCGCGTGGCCTGAGCGTGCGGGAGATCCAAAGCCATCTGGAAGAGATGTACGGCACCGAGGTGTCACCGACCCTCATTTCCAACGTCACGGACGCTGTCAGCGAGGATGTGAAGCTCTGGCAGGCCCGCCCGCTCGACGCCGTGTACCCGATCCTCTATCTCGACTGCATTCACGTCAAGGTGCGCGACAACGGCGCGGTGCGTACCAAGGCGGTCTACCTGGCCATCGGCGTCAACATGGATGGCCACAAGGAGGTGCTGGGCCTGTGGATCTCCCAAACTGAAGGCGCGAAGTTCTGGCTGCAGGTCGTGACCGAGCTAAAAAATCGTGGCGTGCAGGACATATTCATCGCCTGCGTCGACGGCCTGAAAGGCTTCCCGGACGCCATCGAGGCGGTCTACCCGCAGACCTCGGTTCAGCTGTGCATCGTTCACATGGTGCGCAACAGCCTGAATTTCGTGCCCTGGAAAGCGCAGAAGGAAGTCGCCGCCGATCTGAAGTTGATTTACAGTGCAGCCACTACCGACGAGGCTGAACTCAGGCTTGCCGAATTCGAAGATAAATGGGATAAACAGTATAAACCGATAAGTCAGTCCTGGCGCCGTAACTGGGCGCGCGTCATACCGTTCTTCGACTACCCGCCGGAAATCCGAAAGGTGATATACACCACGAACGCTATTGAATCGATTAACATGAGCCTGCGAAAAGTGACCAAGGCCCGCAGTTCCTTTCCGACCGATGAAGCTGTCAGCAAGCTGTTTTATCTTGCCCTGAACAACATCAGCAAGAAGTGGACGATGCCGATACGGGACTGGAAAGCTGCGTTAAACCGCTTCGCCATCCAGTTTGAAGACCGGGTGCCGCAGACTTAAACGA
This genomic stretch from Massilia putida harbors:
- a CDS encoding response regulator — encoded protein: MFNTPLPLLLVWGRDMTVLFNDAYGALAGPAYGRVPGGSVPPVMPPPLAAGGAELERAWDGEAAYAPGRTLVFAGSDGGGHYDLYFTPVRAGDDTVAGVLCALAPAAPVPDAAGADTTGPLRILVVEDNVDSQYLVCEMLRAFGHEADGVGHPDDALARLAAGRYDVLFTDVSLPGMSGVELARQAVAQAPSMRVIFASGYGDTLLRHVEFPYLSLQKPYELDQLQQALDKVAHPLPVRT
- a CDS encoding IS256 family transposase, yielding MTVVKRNKRAKPDPELLKLADGLLANYQKPEDLIGENGLLKQLTKMLVERALEVEMTDHLGHDKSGEVTNSTANTRNGHSIKTLKGDFGALPLDVPRDRQGTFEPQIVVKHQTRWTGFDDKIISLYARGLSVREIQSHLEEMYGTEVSPTLISNVTDAVSEDVKLWQARPLDAVYPILYLDCIHVKVRDNGAVRTKAVYLAIGVNMDGHKEVLGLWISQTEGAKFWLQVVTELKNRGVQDIFIACVDGLKGFPDAIEAVYPQTSVQLCIVHMVRNSLNFVPWKAQKEVAADLKLIYSAATTDEAELRLAEFEDKWDKQYKPISQSWRRNWARVIPFFDYPPEIRKVIYTTNAIESINMSLRKVTKARSSFPTDEAVSKLFYLALNNISKKWTMPIRDWKAALNRFAIQFEDRVPQT